One genomic window of Thermoanaerobacterales bacterium includes the following:
- a CDS encoding flavin reductase family protein, which translates to MSKVVQHPSTILFPVPAVLVTTVLPGQAPNIITVAWTGIMNSDPPVVYVSVRPSRHSYRLIKESGEYVINVPSADQVREVDYCGTVSGRDGDKFAACGFTPVAGRHVRAPLIKECPVNLECRVRQVLSLGSHDVFIADVLAVHVDQETLTDKGRLDFGKIRPWAFCVHEYFALGERIGTYGFTKKG; encoded by the coding sequence ATGTCCAAGGTCGTCCAGCACCCGTCGACCATCCTTTTCCCGGTGCCCGCAGTGCTTGTGACAACTGTTCTGCCCGGACAAGCTCCGAACATCATCACCGTGGCCTGGACGGGGATCATGAACTCCGATCCGCCGGTGGTGTACGTCTCGGTGAGGCCCTCGCGTCACTCGTACCGCCTGATAAAGGAGTCCGGGGAATACGTGATCAACGTTCCCTCTGCCGACCAGGTCCGGGAAGTGGACTACTGCGGCACGGTTTCGGGGCGGGACGGGGACAAGTTCGCGGCCTGCGGGTTTACGCCCGTGGCGGGGCGTCACGTACGCGCGCCGCTGATAAAGGAGTGCCCGGTCAATCTGGAATGCCGCGTCAGGCAGGTGCTGTCGCTGGGTAGCCACGACGTCTTTATCGCCGACGTCCTGGCTGTGCACGTCGACCAGGAGACGTTGACGGATAAGGGGCGCCTTGATTTTGGCAAGATAAGACCCTGGGCCTTCTGCGTGCACGAGTACTTCGCCCTGGGGGAGCGCATCGGTACATACGGCTTCACCAAGAAGGGCTAA